The following proteins are encoded in a genomic region of Comamonas resistens:
- a CDS encoding DUF4347 domain-containing protein: MTDSTATHDIVFIDSRVQDAATLLQGLQPGTQVVYLDASQDGLAQMAAALGERGDVGSVQVIAHGSAGQLWLGSTFLDNTALQRPEVQAQLAALGQGLTADGDLLVYACNTAQGSEGAQFVSALAALTGADVAASSNRTGAGGDWDLEVSTGTIDRTPVFSALGEAAYQYNLATLTVTSNADTGVGTLRNAIAGAITGDTITFSSGMTVGLTTGQLVINKGITIDGDLNNDGVADVTLDANYHSRVLQVQAGSNVMLDGLVITRGLVSGDGGDAGSGLAAANAFGGGIWNAGTLTLLNTSVTANAAAGGGGGGGNFAYDGGGGGGGGALGGGIGGRGGESGVSNNLGGSGSANQGGHGGADSAFPGMGGQGGTGVGGAGGSYLGYSTGGTGGTATNGSISIGGGGGGLGTDATGGAGGSAAGGIYNAVGGTINVIGNSIINNNLGAGGGGGGGGAGGSLGNQNGGAGGRGVGAVWNKGIFNITTANNAAMTNNGAGSGAGGQELGTGSPGPSPAAVTGIYNDGGALNTSYVPNAPPVLGGLQGDSVTFTEGDSARLIDLGSNATVSDGDSADFNGGSVRVSITTNRVTAEDLLSIRNQGTGAGQIGVSGSTITYGGVAIGTFTGGSGSNDLLITFNSASATPAAVEALLHNLVYDNSNVDNPTASARTLSVTVYDGDSYTTTTTNTVTVTVVAVNDAPTLSPANSNASYTEGGSAAVLSSSLTLADVDSTTFQGATVTVSDFRAGDVLSVGAPNGFTVSYDSGTGVLTLSGGGSQAALQAALRSVTYSSSSDDPTAGGSDTTRQINFTVTDSGGATSTAVTAQVTVTGVNDAPTLSGGPYTWAGTNEDTTSSAVTVATLLGSTTHADPDGPAGGIAITGSSGGGTWEYSTDGVNWTGVGTVSNNSALLLSSTTQLHFVPDGANGSAAGLTFRAWDQSFGTASTNGTRMTADTSTNGGSAAYSSGTAQATLTVSSVNDAPVLTPVGPTLTGLTDSDTNNLGVAVSSFLSGHVTDADTSAVQGIALTGLTSGTGTWQYSTNGGASWQNVGAVSDASALLLRSGDRVRFVPDGINGDNVSLTYHAWDQSGATVGQQGTKVDASATGGANPFSTATDTATLAVTAIDDAPVITTSGGAATFVEGNNVTSTPVVIDSGLTVSDSDSPQLSSATVAISGNFLGSQDVLAFTNNPATMGDIVASYDSGTGILTLTSAAGASAAQWQAALRSVTYSNSSDTPSSLDRTITFKVNDGNSDSSGTDRTVTVAATNDAPTVSMPASLTAAEDTATAITGISFADADAGSASVTVTLSVGSGTLSATSGGGVTIGGTASALTLSGSIANINAFITGGAVQFLGAANSTTSVTLTASIDDGGQSGGAAQTGSGTVTIAITPVNDAPHVSAPSSIAVTEDVTSALSGISFSDVDASLGTVSVQFSVVPGSGTLSATDASGVTVLGSGTDTLSLSGTLSDINAFVTGGAVGYTTAANATGNVVLDVTIDDGGNTGSGGSQTDHTTVTLTITAVNDAPVNSVPGTQSVLQDGTLMFSTGNGNALSIADVDVGGGTMRVTLTASNGLLTLGSLSGVSFLVGSGTGDGTMVLEGTLSDINNALAGLSFAPTGGYYGPASVQITTDDLGQSGSGGGQTDTDTILINVAQPNPSITGVASSSANGAYKMGDTVHITITYDQAVTVSGGVPTLLLETGANDRLAVYVSGSGTNTLTFAYVVQAGDHSTDLDYVGSAALSLNGASIASVSLGNPAFTALPTPGAADSLSTNAAIVIDGVAPTITSVDVPTAATYTLGQTLDFTVNFAEAVAVDTTGGTPRLTIALDTGGTAYANYISGSGTTSLVFQMVVASGQVDLTGITVGALQAHGGVLRDQAGNNAELGLHGIAATNGVKIDAPAPPQPPAPQPPAPEPPSPQPPSPPVIIDGTTVTTTPGTGGTVITTIPVITSNRPEDPSTPNSELADIPVLSAPDGKPILEVGLPIGVGVVAEGLPTGSSGEAALAELGLRIQRINAQTGQDNSLVNSGETFFATMDPNEALFVQAITLTSGTGFNPAVPIIVHGSTRPEDGKQAIILDARGLPSGSVIQIDNVDFIAVAGNVRLIGGAGQNMAAGDGAAQWMVQGADDDVLHGGGGNDTVGSLGGNDQIFGDAGDDIVFGGSGNDTLSGGTGNDRLDGGLGWDRALQSGSLQDYALSREGDSLVLTHKGTGEVDHFKSVEMIRFDNGSSLYVAASNAEAALAHIVTRWLHRDLTPAEGAEGQLNSHLSALEIAQAVLRGPFAAQLQGHSAEELIAGWQNNPQIVRMNVTPELVQGGSGLDTLTYGFQSTELHLQRLGDGHWEGTHLGSGAMADLQSIERLHFQDVSVALDTEGAAGTVAALLAVTLGAQGLSNRVWAGEGLAALDFGMQAQDIGEAAMRQVQAQQGHTFTAQETVQWLWSHAMGSAGTAQQLQPFVDLLTNGQMTVGELAGAAAKRLLEQPTVELVGVLEQGLMYTPM, from the coding sequence ATGACCGACAGCACCGCTACCCATGACATCGTCTTCATCGACAGCCGTGTGCAAGACGCCGCGACCCTGCTGCAAGGGCTCCAACCTGGCACCCAAGTGGTCTACCTCGACGCCAGCCAAGACGGTCTGGCGCAAATGGCCGCAGCGCTGGGCGAGCGCGGCGATGTGGGCTCGGTGCAGGTCATCGCCCACGGCAGCGCGGGGCAGCTCTGGCTGGGCAGCACCTTTCTGGACAATACCGCGCTGCAGCGGCCCGAGGTACAGGCCCAGTTGGCTGCCCTGGGCCAGGGGCTCACGGCCGATGGCGACCTGCTGGTCTATGCCTGCAACACCGCCCAGGGCAGCGAGGGCGCGCAGTTCGTCAGCGCACTGGCCGCGCTCACGGGGGCCGACGTAGCGGCCAGCAGCAACCGCACCGGCGCGGGTGGCGACTGGGACTTGGAGGTGAGCACAGGCACCATTGACCGCACCCCGGTGTTCTCGGCCCTGGGCGAGGCAGCGTACCAGTACAACCTGGCCACCCTCACTGTGACCAGCAACGCCGACACCGGCGTCGGCACCCTGCGCAACGCCATTGCCGGCGCCATCACCGGCGACACCATCACCTTCAGCAGCGGCATGACCGTCGGCCTCACCACCGGCCAACTAGTCATCAACAAGGGCATCACCATCGACGGCGACCTCAACAACGACGGCGTCGCCGACGTGACCCTGGACGCCAACTACCACAGCCGCGTGCTCCAGGTGCAGGCCGGCAGCAACGTGATGCTCGACGGCCTGGTGATCACCCGTGGCCTGGTGTCCGGCGACGGCGGCGATGCCGGCAGCGGCCTGGCCGCCGCCAACGCCTTCGGCGGCGGCATCTGGAACGCCGGCACGCTCACCCTGCTCAACACCTCGGTCACTGCCAACGCGGCGGCCGGCGGCGGTGGTGGCGGCGGCAACTTCGCCTATGACGGCGGCGGCGGCGGCGGCGGCGGCGCGCTGGGCGGCGGCATCGGCGGCCGCGGCGGCGAATCGGGCGTCTCCAACAATCTGGGCGGCAGCGGCAGCGCCAACCAGGGCGGCCATGGCGGCGCCGATAGCGCCTTCCCCGGCATGGGCGGCCAGGGCGGTACCGGCGTCGGCGGCGCCGGCGGCAGCTACCTGGGCTATTCCACCGGCGGCACGGGCGGCACCGCCACCAACGGCAGCATCAGCATCGGCGGCGGCGGCGGCGGCCTGGGCACCGACGCCACCGGCGGCGCCGGCGGCTCAGCAGCGGGCGGCATCTACAACGCGGTTGGCGGCACCATCAACGTCATCGGCAACTCGATCATCAACAACAACCTCGGCGCTGGCGGCGGCGGCGGGGGCGGCGGCGCTGGCGGCTCGCTGGGCAACCAGAACGGCGGCGCCGGCGGGCGCGGCGTCGGCGCGGTGTGGAACAAGGGCATCTTCAACATCACCACGGCCAACAACGCGGCCATGACCAACAACGGCGCCGGCAGCGGCGCCGGCGGCCAGGAACTGGGCACCGGCTCGCCCGGCCCCAGCCCCGCCGCGGTCACCGGCATCTACAACGACGGCGGCGCGCTCAACACCAGCTACGTGCCCAATGCGCCCCCCGTGCTGGGCGGCCTGCAAGGCGACAGCGTCACCTTCACCGAGGGCGACAGCGCCCGGCTGATCGACCTGGGCAGCAATGCCACGGTGTCGGACGGCGATTCGGCCGACTTCAACGGCGGCAGCGTGCGAGTGTCGATCACCACCAACCGCGTCACCGCCGAAGACCTGCTGTCGATCCGTAACCAGGGCACCGGCGCCGGGCAGATCGGCGTCAGCGGCAGCACCATCACCTATGGCGGCGTCGCCATCGGCACCTTCACCGGCGGCAGCGGCAGCAACGATCTGTTGATCACCTTCAACTCGGCCTCGGCCACGCCGGCCGCGGTCGAAGCGCTGCTGCACAACCTGGTGTACGACAACAGCAACGTCGACAACCCCACCGCGTCGGCGCGCACCCTGAGCGTCACCGTCTACGACGGCGACAGCTACACCACCACCACCACCAATACCGTCACCGTCACCGTGGTGGCGGTGAACGACGCGCCCACGCTCAGCCCGGCCAACAGCAACGCCAGCTACACCGAGGGCGGCAGCGCCGCTGTGCTCAGCAGCAGCCTGACGCTGGCCGACGTGGACAGCACCACCTTCCAGGGCGCCACCGTCACCGTCAGCGACTTTCGTGCCGGCGACGTGCTGTCCGTCGGTGCGCCCAACGGCTTCACCGTCAGCTACGACAGCGGCACCGGCGTGCTGACCCTGAGCGGCGGCGGCTCGCAGGCCGCGTTGCAGGCCGCGCTGCGCTCGGTCACCTATTCCTCGTCCTCGGACGACCCCACCGCCGGCGGCAGCGACACCACCCGCCAGATCAACTTCACCGTCACCGACAGCGGCGGCGCCACCTCCACCGCGGTCACCGCGCAAGTGACCGTCACCGGCGTCAACGACGCGCCGACGCTGTCCGGCGGCCCCTACACCTGGGCCGGCACCAACGAAGACACCACCTCGTCCGCCGTTACCGTCGCCACCCTGCTGGGCAGCACCACCCACGCCGACCCAGACGGCCCCGCCGGCGGCATCGCCATCACCGGCAGCAGCGGCGGCGGCACCTGGGAATACTCCACCGACGGCGTCAACTGGACCGGCGTCGGCACTGTCTCCAACAACTCCGCGCTGCTACTGTCCAGCACCACCCAGTTGCACTTCGTGCCGGATGGCGCCAATGGCAGCGCGGCCGGCCTTACCTTCCGCGCCTGGGACCAGAGCTTCGGCACTGCGTCCACCAACGGCACGCGCATGACCGCCGACACCAGCACCAACGGCGGTAGCGCCGCGTATTCCAGCGGCACCGCGCAGGCCACGCTCACCGTCAGCAGCGTCAACGACGCCCCGGTGCTGACCCCGGTCGGCCCGACGCTGACCGGCCTGACCGATTCCGACACCAACAACCTCGGCGTGGCGGTGTCCAGCTTCCTGAGCGGCCATGTCACCGATGCGGACACCAGCGCGGTGCAGGGCATCGCCCTCACCGGCCTAACCTCCGGCACCGGCACCTGGCAATACAGCACCAACGGCGGCGCCAGTTGGCAGAACGTCGGCGCGGTCTCCGACGCCTCGGCACTGCTGCTGCGCAGCGGCGACCGGGTACGCTTCGTGCCCGATGGCATCAACGGCGACAACGTCAGCCTGACCTACCATGCCTGGGACCAGAGCGGCGCCACCGTCGGCCAGCAGGGCACCAAGGTCGACGCCAGCGCCACTGGCGGTGCCAACCCGTTCTCAACCGCCACCGACACCGCCACCCTGGCCGTCACCGCCATCGACGACGCGCCGGTGATCACCACCAGCGGCGGCGCCGCCACCTTCGTCGAGGGCAACAACGTGACCTCGACACCGGTGGTGATCGACAGCGGCCTCACCGTGTCCGACAGCGATTCGCCGCAGCTCTCCAGCGCCACGGTAGCGATCAGCGGCAACTTCCTCGGCAGTCAGGACGTGCTGGCCTTCACCAACAATCCGGCCACCATGGGTGACATCGTCGCCAGCTACGACAGCGGCACCGGCATCCTGACGCTGACCTCGGCCGCCGGCGCTTCCGCCGCCCAATGGCAAGCCGCGCTGCGCAGCGTCACCTACAGTAACAGCTCGGATACCCCATCCAGCCTCGACCGCACCATCACCTTCAAGGTCAACGACGGCAACAGCGACAGCAGCGGCACCGACCGCACCGTCACCGTCGCCGCCACCAACGACGCGCCGACCGTGTCGATGCCAGCCAGCCTGACCGCGGCGGAGGACACCGCCACCGCCATCACCGGCATCAGCTTCGCCGACGCGGACGCCGGCAGCGCCAGTGTCACCGTCACTCTATCGGTCGGCAGCGGTACTCTGTCCGCCACCAGCGGCGGCGGCGTCACCATTGGTGGCACCGCCAGCGCGCTGACGCTGTCGGGCTCGATCGCCAACATCAACGCCTTCATTACCGGCGGCGCCGTGCAGTTCCTGGGTGCGGCCAACAGCACCACCAGCGTCACCCTCACCGCCAGCATCGACGACGGCGGCCAATCCGGCGGCGCAGCACAGACCGGCAGCGGCACGGTCACCATCGCCATCACCCCGGTCAACGATGCGCCGCATGTCAGCGCGCCCTCGTCCATCGCCGTCACCGAGGACGTGACCAGCGCGCTGAGCGGCATCAGCTTCAGTGACGTCGATGCCAGCCTGGGCACGGTGAGCGTGCAGTTCAGCGTCGTGCCAGGCAGCGGCACCCTCAGCGCCACCGACGCGTCCGGCGTCACCGTACTCGGCTCGGGCACCGACACCCTCAGCCTCAGCGGCACGCTGTCCGACATCAACGCCTTCGTCACCGGCGGCGCGGTCGGCTACACCACCGCGGCCAACGCCACCGGCAACGTAGTGCTCGACGTGACCATCGACGACGGCGGCAACACCGGCAGCGGCGGCAGCCAGACCGACCACACCACCGTCACCCTTACTATCACCGCCGTCAACGACGCCCCGGTCAACAGCGTGCCGGGCACCCAGAGCGTGTTGCAGGACGGCACCCTGATGTTCAGCACCGGCAACGGCAACGCGCTGTCGATCGCCGACGTGGACGTCGGCGGCGGCACCATGCGCGTCACCCTCACCGCCAGCAACGGCCTGCTCACCCTGGGCAGCCTCAGCGGCGTGAGCTTTCTGGTCGGCTCCGGCACCGGCGACGGCACCATGGTGCTCGAAGGCACCCTCAGCGACATCAACAACGCCCTGGCCGGCCTGTCGTTCGCCCCCACCGGCGGCTACTATGGCCCCGCCTCGGTGCAGATCACCACCGACGACCTCGGCCAATCGGGCAGCGGCGGTGGTCAGACCGATACCGACACCATCCTGATCAACGTGGCTCAACCCAACCCGTCGATCACCGGTGTGGCCAGCAGCAGCGCTAACGGTGCCTACAAAATGGGCGACACCGTCCACATCACCATCACCTACGATCAGGCTGTGACCGTCTCCGGCGGCGTGCCTACCCTGCTGCTGGAAACCGGCGCCAACGACCGCCTCGCCGTCTACGTGAGCGGCAGCGGCACCAACACGCTGACCTTCGCCTACGTGGTGCAGGCCGGCGACCACAGCACCGACCTCGACTACGTCGGCTCCGCCGCGCTGTCACTGAACGGGGCCTCCATCGCCAGCGTCAGTCTGGGCAACCCGGCGTTCACCGCCTTACCAACGCCCGGCGCGGCGGACAGCCTGAGCACCAATGCCGCCATCGTCATCGACGGCGTGGCCCCGACCATCACATCGGTGGATGTGCCCACGGCCGCCACTTACACCTTGGGCCAGACGCTGGATTTCACCGTGAATTTTGCTGAAGCCGTCGCGGTGGATACCACAGGCGGTACCCCACGTCTGACGATTGCGCTTGACACTGGCGGCACTGCCTACGCCAACTACATCAGCGGTAGCGGCACTACCAGCCTAGTCTTCCAGATGGTTGTTGCCTCAGGCCAAGTCGATCTGACGGGCATCACGGTGGGCGCTCTGCAAGCCCACGGGGGAGTGCTGCGGGATCAGGCGGGTAATAACGCTGAGCTGGGTCTGCACGGCATTGCTGCAACCAACGGGGTGAAGATCGATGCACCGGCTCCGCCGCAGCCTCCGGCCCCCCAACCGCCAGCCCCAGAGCCTCCTTCCCCACAGCCCCCCTCCCCGCCAGTCATCATCGACGGCACCACTGTTACGACCACGCCGGGCACTGGGGGCACTGTCATCACCACGATCCCCGTGATTACGTCCAACCGCCCAGAAGACCCCAGCACGCCCAACAGCGAGTTGGCGGACATTCCTGTCCTCTCTGCCCCGGACGGCAAACCCATCCTTGAAGTGGGCCTGCCCATCGGTGTGGGCGTGGTGGCCGAAGGCTTGCCCACAGGCAGCAGCGGCGAAGCAGCCTTGGCTGAACTGGGCCTGCGCATTCAGCGCATCAATGCACAGACCGGGCAAGATAACAGCCTCGTCAATAGTGGAGAAACTTTTTTTGCGACCATGGACCCGAATGAGGCCCTGTTCGTTCAAGCCATCACTCTGACATCGGGCACAGGATTCAATCCTGCCGTGCCTATCATCGTCCACGGCAGTACCCGGCCCGAAGATGGCAAACAAGCCATTATTCTGGATGCCCGTGGCCTGCCCAGCGGCAGCGTCATCCAGATCGACAACGTCGACTTCATCGCAGTAGCCGGGAATGTTCGTCTGATCGGAGGTGCAGGCCAGAACATGGCTGCTGGCGATGGTGCGGCCCAATGGATGGTGCAGGGCGCCGACGACGATGTGCTGCACGGCGGCGGCGGCAATGACACCGTCGGCAGCCTCGGCGGCAATGATCAGATCTTCGGCGATGCCGGCGACGACATCGTCTTCGGCGGCTCTGGCAACGACACCCTCTCAGGCGGCACGGGCAATGACCGTCTCGATGGCGGCCTGGGATGGGATCGAGCCTTGCAAAGTGGCAGCTTGCAGGACTATGCGCTTAGCCGTGAAGGGGACTCACTGGTGCTCACGCACAAAGGCACGGGCGAGGTGGACCACTTCAAGTCCGTGGAGATGATTCGCTTCGACAACGGATCCAGTCTGTACGTGGCTGCCAGCAACGCCGAGGCGGCACTGGCGCATATCGTCACCCGCTGGCTGCACCGGGACTTGACGCCCGCAGAAGGCGCAGAAGGACAGCTCAACAGTCACCTCAGCGCCCTGGAGATTGCCCAAGCCGTGCTGCGTGGTCCTTTTGCAGCGCAGTTGCAAGGGCACAGCGCCGAAGAACTCATTGCCGGCTGGCAGAACAACCCTCAGATCGTGCGCATGAACGTCACTCCCGAACTGGTGCAAGGTGGTTCAGGACTCGATACCTTGACCTATGGTTTCCAGTCGACAGAATTGCATTTGCAACGTCTGGGTGATGGCCACTGGGAAGGCACTCACTTGGGCAGTGGAGCCATGGCCGACCTTCAAAGTATTGAGCGACTTCACTTCCAGGACGTCAGTGTGGCACTGGATACCGAAGGTGCTGCAGGCACAGTGGCGGCGCTGCTGGCGGTGACGCTGGGCGCGCAGGGACTGAGCAATCGGGTCTGGGCCGGCGAAGGACT